Proteins encoded together in one Telopea speciosissima isolate NSW1024214 ecotype Mountain lineage chromosome 4, Tspe_v1, whole genome shotgun sequence window:
- the LOC122658147 gene encoding uncharacterized protein LOC122658147, protein MDSLSTRSKLLHWGLVVDSTCVLCQKEAETIDHLFFHCDFSAAIWRKVLGLNGFERDPLATWKEEIQWLTLHFGGNTLVSSVRKFSFVATVYRIWLERNTRVHQQVSLTSDSVLHQIVMDTRLRFSEVDGGVMDSSSNRGFFSR, encoded by the coding sequence ATGGACTCCTTATCGACACGAAGCAAGCTTCTTCATTGGGGTCTTGTTGTTGATTCCACTTGTGTTCTGTGTCAGAAGGAGGCGGAGACCATTGACCATCTCTTCTTTCATTGTGACTTCTCGGCTGCAATCTGGAGGAAGGTTCTGGGGTTAAACGGTTTTGAGAGGGATCCTTTGGCTACATGGAAGGAGGAGATCCAGTGGTTGACGTTGCACTTTGGGGGGAACACTCTTGTTTCAAGTGTTAGAAAGTTTTCCTTTGTGGCGACGGTTTATCGTATTTGGCTGGAGCGAAATACTAGAGTTCATCAACAAGTGTCTTTAACCTCAGATTCGGTATTGCACCAAATTGTCATGGACACAAGGCTGCGTTTCTCTGAGGTTGATGGTGGTGTGATGGACAGCAGTAGCAACAGAGGTTTTTTCAGTCGATAG